The DNA segment ATAAGAGGAATAGAGGTTTTTCTTTTTTCCCCAGCCAGCACCAGTGTCCAATGGCTTCTCTTTCTCCCTGGAGTAGGTTTGGTCAGTGTACAGTCATTTAAACACATTGTAACACTGCATTAAAATCTTTTCCCTCGGCTTCTTCACACGGCTCCTACACAGCACACACATTTTCTCGTACTTGCACATACAATCATTTTACCTAAAAATGCCTTGGATGATAATTTCCGGGAAGCAAATTTACATTTTTGCTTTGCCCTCTCTCATCACTGTTAAATCCCATCTAAGCTCTGTTAATGCATCCACAGCACGGGCCAATACATCACTCTACATAAGCAGCACATGGAAGGGCACAGGGTGACACAGAGGGAATAAAGCGAAGCTTTGCCTGCAAAGCTTGGGAAGGAAGGAGGAACACATTTGGTGAAAATAACAGTAGTTTGACGTGATAAAGATAGCTTACTCAAAATGGTCTGTATGACACATGGTTAGTTAGTGTTCTTGTTTCTTCTGATTCTTGGGAAGGGATTGCAGGTCAACATGCTGACATAACCAGTCAGACTGGCAATCCCTTACTTTCCACCCTGCATGGAAAAAAATAGGAGGATAGGGTGGCCCAAAAGTAGGCTAACGTTTCAGGTGTTGACAAGGCCTACTTTAACAGCAAGCTAGTAGTGTTTAGTCTGCCCTCATAGACCCTTGGGTAAAGCAGCCTTAACAATAAAAGCAGGTATACAGTTACAATTAAACCGTTTCACAGAGCACTTGAGTAAACAATATCACTGGAATGATGAAAAAATGTGGACAAACAAATGACTGCCAAGAATTGTATGTGTTACATAATAAGTAACAGGACACCCGCCATTTTCTTTACTTCGGTATTATCACTGGCACACGAGATATCTGGCCATTTAGCCTGTCCAGGGTTGTGCCCTCTAAggaatggaggggagagaggagaggagaggagggctggctgGGGTGAGTTCTCCAGTGGTTATAATAGTGGAGGATAGAGGTGGGGGGGTTGTTACTCCCTCTTGTCCGCTGCTTTGGCCTGCTCCCTCTGGATCATACAGCGACGCACAATGCTGTCGAAACTCCCCAGGTAGAACAGAGCAATGGTCCGGAACAGCCCCATGGTTACAATCTACACAGAGATCAGAGGCCACGTTAACAATTTGGGCTCTAGACACTAACAGACAGTTTTGGGACAATCTATTATTATGTTATAACCATAGAATTGTCATATTTCTATCTCTATGGTTACAATAGATGTGTAATAGATACCAAAGCCATTTTGTAAGTTGATAGTTAAGGTTCAGTTAACACATGTTTACCAAAATAGTAATATTTGGGGTGTGTTGTAGTGGGACAGTGCTGTTCCTGTCCTGTAGTTACCTGCTGGAGGCCCTCTGTGATGGAGGTGACTGGTGACATTCCACAGGTGAGAGCTGAGAGCATGTAGCCGTCAGGCCCCACAGAGCTGTTAAAGTTCCCCTGCTGTGGGGGGCACAAAGACATGACCGTCAGAAAAACTGCTTTATCACACTTTTAGAGAGCAATTCTCTCTATGTTTCTGACTGGAAGGTATTTATTGATGAATGTTTTTATGTAGGCCTGAGGCCTGGTGAATTTCATAGTGACATTTGCTGAGAATACAATGTCTTACCACTGCATCCTTGACAACGATCTTAGCCACCTGCTCCGGCTGAGTCACCCCAGATGTCTCAGAGATCAGCCTAGTCTCTAAAGGCTATGGAAGGACGAAGAGACAAAATATAACATGAGGCGTTAGAATAAAAGACAAAATATGAGAGAGTTTCCACTTTCCCCTTTTCATGAGGAGACTCACCTTTGTCCTATTCTCCTCTGCTAGTCCTGGAGTGTCAGTGTCAGGGGGGTAGGCCACCGTTACATAAATGTTATATGGCTTCATCTGCAGGGACGAGTAGAGGAAAGAGTGCTTTCAGCCTTAAAGAGACTTATCCACATTTTATGTTGAGAATTTGACCTATTGGCCCCCAATGTGGGCAGGAAAAGGAACTATTGTATACTACTCACCTCCATCTGCAGGGACTCAGCCAGCCCACGCAGGGCAAATTTGGACGGAGAATAGGCTGTGTAGCCGAACAGGCCGATCTGGCCAGCCTGGGAGGAGATAAACATGATGCGTCCCATCCTACGCTCCTTCATCGTGGTGATTACAGCCCGTGTGGGATACACACTGCCCAGGTAGTTCACCTCCATCATACTCTGTTATAGACAAGGGAAGGATCTCAAAAAGTCatgaatgtattattattaataaaaagtatattattaCTCATAGACTGAATAATATACATACTATCAGAGTATTAACTTGAGAAAACAGCCTCCTGACATGGTAATTGTTATATTTCTGAGCAGTTTCCATGGTAATCGCATTTCTATGGGGTGAGGTCTAATGACTTCAGACCCTTAACGAGGCATGTGACCAGCAGTGAAATGCCAGGATGAGAAGGAACTAGCTAGCAGCACCAGCACAGCCAAGTTCCCTCCAAGAAAGCTAATGAAGCACATTAAATACATTAGGAtgtggggaacacacacacaatcacatttTCCATTGGTCATGATTATTATCTTAGTATCAGAGTGATCCcttcatgcacacacactcgcaaCGTGTACACACAACCTCATTTTCCCTGGGTCATTATTTCAGTATTGGTACCTTCCCGTCACTGTCCCTCTAGAGTGAAGAAACCTGCCACCTCTTCAGTCTGGAATTAAACCCCTCTCTCATTCTTCCACTGCAATTACATCCGCAGCAGACCTAGACTGCAATCCAATCTAACCTTCTGGCTCACTAGCTGCCTTTAAACTGAACCCTTGGTTCCACCTTGGACAGACATCAAACCCTTGAATCTTCAATCTGGGAAACATCTTGTCTCATTGCCTATTCAGAGTTAGTTTCAAATTATGTTCATTTTGGCACAACATCAAGGATTTCTGAGGCACACACTGTAAGGAGTTGGGTTTCTGCGTTCTCCCTTCCAGACCTGTCGGTCTATTCACCTCATTAGTTCCAGTACTTACTCTGAAGCGCTCCACATCCACCTCCTCAAACTTCCCAGAGAAGGACGTCCCAGCACAGTTCACCAGCATGTCCACCGGACCAAGCTTTTCTTGGCACTAGATGGATGAAATTATATTATATTGATATTGTTACTTGCAGAGAATTATTAAAAAGTTAGGCATTGATATGATGGAAAAGGCCCCTATCACTTGTGATTTACCTGCTTAATCACACTTTCCACCTGTCTGTAGTCCTTGGACACGTCAACTGATATGCAGAGCACCACCTGAGTGGAAGAGGAATACAAATATCAAAACAGTCAGCGGTCAAGTGAGTTGCTAATGAGATCATCCAGGTCAACATTCAATGATtttcttgcccccccccccccaaaaaagcaaGAACAACAAAAACATTCTTTCATCCACGTTGTCCCAAAACATGTACTGTAGCAACATAATACATACCTGCTTGTCATTAATGGCACATTTCTCCACTTCTTTTTTCGCTTGAACCAATTTACTCTAAAGGAAATGAAAGAATAATTGATAAATGTGCTGGCTGAGTGATGCGCTGAAAATAATATATctacactgccgttcaaaagtttggggtcacttcgaaatttccttgtttttgaaagaaaagcaatttttttggtccattaaaaaaacatcaaattgatcagaaatacagtgtagacacttaatattgtaaatgaatattgtagctggaattttttttttttttaatggaatatctacataggcgtacaaaggcccattatcagtaaccatcactcctgtgttacaacagacgcctcacaagtcctaaactggcagcttcattagatagtacccgcaaaacaccagtctcaatgtcaacagtgaataggcgactccaggatgctggccttctaggcagagttgcaaagaaaaagccaaatctcagactggccaataaaaataaaagattaagatgggcaaaagaacacagacactggacagaggaactctgcctagaaggccagcatcccggagtcacctcttcactcttgacgttgagactggtgttttgcgggtactatttaatgagctgtcagttgaggacttgtgaggcgtctgtttctcaaactagatactctaatgaacttgtcttcttgctcagttgcgcaccggggcctcccactcctctttctagagacagtttgcactgttctgtgaagggagtactacatagcgttgtatgagatcttcagtttcttgacaatttctcgcatggaatagccttcatttctcagaacaagaatagactgacgagattcagaagaaagttatttgtttctggccattttgagcctgtaatcaaacccacaaatgctgatgctccagatactcaactagtctaaagaaggccagttttattgcttctttaatcagcataacagttttcagctgtgctaacgtaattgcaaaaagggttttctaatgatcaattagccttttaaaattataaacttggattagctaacacaacgtgccattggaacacaggagtgatggttgctgataatgggcctttgtacacctatgtagatattccataaaaaaattgcagtttccagctacaatagtcatttacagcatgaacaatgtctatactgtatttctgatcaatttcacgttattttaatggacacattgtttttgctttcctttcaaaaacaaggacatttctaagtgaccccaaactttttaacggtagtgtatataattaTACGAAGCATGTGTGCGCCAAAATTGGGAAATGTAGACATTTTGGagcacaataaaacatatttgagGTAATCAAGCTAGAATCCTTCATTTTTCTAGGCGCACTAGTGTTCCTAAATAAAAGTTCCAggtcacagcaaaatatttagccGCATATGCAAGTAAAATGGTTGCACTGTAGAGCTCTGCAAGGATGTTGATTTCTACTCACCTCGTCTCTTGCCACTAGTGTGATGAAGGCTCCTTGTCTGTAGCACTCCATAGCAATGCTTTTCCCTATTCCACTGGAACCTCCAGTGACCTGTGGGTTGAAAGGTGGTGGCAGGTGAGAGAGGGTCATTCCCTTTAAAAAGTGAAATACAAGGGATGGTCCCCTAGCGTCAAAGTCCaacttacagtatatacagtaggtcaTTAGAATGTAGTTTTTTTTCAAGTTAGTACATGTGTTTCTGCTAAAACGTATAGTCATTTCTACGAAATTGAGTGTCATTGACTGGCTGGCCTACTTATTGCCATACTAGAGTTTTCACTTTTAGCTTGCAACATGTTGCAAAAGACGATACATTGTCAACTCTGTTAAAAACTGTCAATTAATTGTGGGCGTGTGCAAGCGCCGTTAATTACGAAAC comes from the Salmo trutta chromosome 21, fSalTru1.1, whole genome shotgun sequence genome and includes:
- the LOC115157109 gene encoding 3-ketodihydrosphingosine reductase — protein: MSSEEGLSSTITDWLFFSSWWLLLPFIMLLVVVAFVVAFVLLLYMISPLISPKPLKLNGAHVVVTGGSSGIGKSIAMECYRQGAFITLVARDESKLVQAKKEVEKCAINDKQVVLCISVDVSKDYRQVESVIKQCQEKLGPVDMLVNCAGTSFSGKFEEVDVERFRSMMEVNYLGSVYPTRAVITTMKERRMGRIMFISSQAGQIGLFGYTAYSPSKFALRGLAESLQMEMKPYNIYVTVAYPPDTDTPGLAEENRTKPLETRLISETSGVTQPEQVAKIVVKDAVQGNFNSSVGPDGYMLSALTCGMSPVTSITEGLQQIVTMGLFRTIALFYLGSFDSIVRRCMIQREQAKAADKRE